The [Clostridium] celerecrescens 18A genomic sequence AAACTGCATGGTCTGCCGGTGCTTCCGCCTAAAACTGTATCATACCGCAATATAGAGCTAAAGGAATTTGATTTAGATAAGGCTCTGGAACTTAAGCCGGAATTGATTCTAGTGGATGAGCTGGCCCATACCAATGCAGAGGGCGGGAGAAATAAAAAGCGTTATCAGGACATTGAAGAGCTTCTGGGAGCAGGGATTGACGTATATACAACCGTGAATGTCCAGCACATGGAAAGCCTAAATGATGTGATCGAGAACATCACAAAGGTAAGGGTCCGGGAAACTGTGCCGGATTATATCTTTGACCGGGCGGAAAAAATCGAATTGGTGGATATTGAACCGGACGAACTGCTTCGCCGCCTGGAGGGAGGAAAGATTTATCGCACTGACCGGGCGGAAACGGCCATGCAGAATTTTTTCATACAGGATAATCTGAGGCTTTTGCGGGAGATCGCTCTGCGCTGCGCAGCAGATAAGATCAGCTTGGAAAATCAGAGTGAGCGGAGCTTATCCGATAAAATGGCCAATACCAAGCTGCTCGTCTGCATCGGCGCCTCCCCTTCTTCAGCAAAATGCATCCGGTGGACGGCTCGGGCGGCGGAGGCATTTCATGCGAGCTGGGCCGCATTATACGTGGAGAGCACGGAAAGTGAGGACCTTAGCGCTGAGCAGCAGAAGACCATCCGGTCGAACCTGGACCTGGCGGAGAAGCTAGGCGCTGAGCTTGTCAACCTGACTGGACATGATATTGCAGCCACTGTGTCAGAATATGCCAAGCTATCCGGTATCACAAACATCGTGGTGGGTAAAAGCAGGAATAAAAAAACACTTAAAAATCTGTTCGACATGGATTTTGAAGATAAACTAATCTCTCTTCTGCCTAATATAGAAATCCATATCATACCTGGTAGCGTTGCCAAACGCAAATATAAAGAGCCAAGAAAAAAAGCGAAACATGACAGTTTTCATTTTTCCTGGACGGACACTGTGAAAGCACTCTCTATTTTAGTTGGCGCCACCTTGTTGTCCCTTTGGCTTCACAGGCTAAATATTATGAACCAGAATATCATTATGGTTTATATTTTCTCCGTTTTACTGGTTTCCCGAATGACGGAAGGATATTGGCACGGAGTGATTGCTTCTGCGGTCAGCGTACTGACCTTTAATTTCTTTTTTACAGAGCCTTATTACACTTTTAACGCAATCCAATCCGGCTATCCCCTGACCTTTGTTATCATGCTCCTAGTCGCTTTAATTACAAGCACATTGACTGTGCGCATGAAAGCGGAAGCCAGGCTGGCGGTGAAAAGAGAACACCGTACTGAAATCCTGTATGAGATCAATAAAAAACTGCTTGCCACAAGGGGCCTTGACCGGATCGTGGCTCTTACAAACGACTATGTGGTCAAGCTGTTTGAACGTTCTATCATTTTTTTTACTACGGATCCTGAACATGGAGAGAATGGCGAAGTCGGGCAAGCGGCAGATGATATCGGATCCGCTGTCTTAAACTCCGCTGATGAAAAGGCGGTTGCACACTGGGTATTCTTAAACCAGAAGCGGGCTGGAGCAGGAACCGATACCTTAATGGGGGCGGCAGCGTTTTATATGCCGGTGATCTCTCAGGGGAAGGTTCTTGCCGTCTGGGGAATTTCCTGCGGAAAAGGAAGCCTTGACCATAATACCCGCCTGTTTTTGCGCATGATCGCTTCCCAGGTGGCAATGGCCTTGGAGCGGCAGCACCTTTCCGATGAACAGCGGAACATTATGGTGGATTCGGAAAAGGAAAAGATGCGCAGTACCCTTTTGCGGGCAATATCCCATGATCTGCGTACGCCTCTTGCAGGTATCTTAGGTGCCAGCTCCGTGATTCGGGAAAACAGGAAGATGCTAGATGAAAGTACCCAGGACAGCCTGATCGCCAACATACAGGAGGAATCACAGTGGCTCATACGGATGGTGGAAAATCTGCTTTCCGTGACACGGATCAATGAAGATGCCTCCAATCTTAAGAAGAGCCCGGAAGCGGCGGAGGAGGTCGTAGGGGAGGCCGTCAGCCGTATCAAACGAAGATTCCCCCAGAGCAAAATCCTTGTTTATGTTCCGGAGGAATTTTTAGAGGTCCCAATGGATGGAACCTTAATTGTGCAGGTGCTGATAAACCTTCTTGAGAATGCTATAAAATATTCTCCGGCTGATTCTCCCATTGAAGTCCGTTTGGAGAGGGAAGGAACATGGGCCAGATTCGAAGTACTGGACAGAGGGAGGGGAATTCTAAGTGAAGATCTTCCCCATCTGTTCACAGGTTATAAGCCAAACGAATGCAGGAGTGCCGATTCCTCAAGAGGAATGGGAATCGGCCTGTCCATCTGCAAAACCATTGTCAATGCGCATCAGGGAAGCTTAAGGGCGGAAAACAGAAAGGACGGAGGAACTGTATTTTGCTTCACTCTGCCCTTGAAAGGAAGTGAGTAAATATGGATATAAAACCGATGGTGCTGATCATTGAAGACGAAGATGCGATTTGCAATTTTATATCAGCCATCCTGACCTCAAATTGTTATCAGGTGGTTAAAGCCAAATCAGGAAGGGAGGGGCTTTCCCTGTTTACCTCCCGAGTTCCCGATATTATTCTTCTGGATCTTGGACTGCCGGATATTGATGGAGTAGAGATCCTTAAAACCATACGTCAATGGTCAAAGACTCCTGTGATTGTGGTTTCCGCCCGTGGTCATGAACGTGAGAAGGTGGCTGCCCTAGATTTTGGAGCTGATGATTACATTGTAAAACCGTTTGGAACCTCAGAACTCCTTGCGCGGATCCGGACGGCTATGCGGCACAGCCCTCAAACAGCCGCCGCAGAAGCTCTGGGGGATGAAACGTTTATCACTGGGAAGCTTGAAATCGATTATAAC encodes the following:
- a CDS encoding sensor histidine kinase translates to MESFDYRPDPDAILEDIQTHRDQRPGRLKIFFGYAAGVGKTFAMLDDAQERLKSGIDVLVGYIEPHTRPETMQKLHGLPVLPPKTVSYRNIELKEFDLDKALELKPELILVDELAHTNAEGGRNKKRYQDIEELLGAGIDVYTTVNVQHMESLNDVIENITKVRVRETVPDYIFDRAEKIELVDIEPDELLRRLEGGKIYRTDRAETAMQNFFIQDNLRLLREIALRCAADKISLENQSERSLSDKMANTKLLVCIGASPSSAKCIRWTARAAEAFHASWAALYVESTESEDLSAEQQKTIRSNLDLAEKLGAELVNLTGHDIAATVSEYAKLSGITNIVVGKSRNKKTLKNLFDMDFEDKLISLLPNIEIHIIPGSVAKRKYKEPRKKAKHDSFHFSWTDTVKALSILVGATLLSLWLHRLNIMNQNIIMVYIFSVLLVSRMTEGYWHGVIASAVSVLTFNFFFTEPYYTFNAIQSGYPLTFVIMLLVALITSTLTVRMKAEARLAVKREHRTEILYEINKKLLATRGLDRIVALTNDYVVKLFERSIIFFTTDPEHGENGEVGQAADDIGSAVLNSADEKAVAHWVFLNQKRAGAGTDTLMGAAAFYMPVISQGKVLAVWGISCGKGSLDHNTRLFLRMIASQVAMALERQHLSDEQRNIMVDSEKEKMRSTLLRAISHDLRTPLAGILGASSVIRENRKMLDESTQDSLIANIQEESQWLIRMVENLLSVTRINEDASNLKKSPEAAEEVVGEAVSRIKRRFPQSKILVYVPEEFLEVPMDGTLIVQVLINLLENAIKYSPADSPIEVRLEREGTWARFEVLDRGRGILSEDLPHLFTGYKPNECRSADSSRGMGIGLSICKTIVNAHQGSLRAENRKDGGTVFCFTLPLKGSE
- a CDS encoding response regulator, coding for MDIKPMVLIIEDEDAICNFISAILTSNCYQVVKAKSGREGLSLFTSRVPDIILLDLGLPDIDGVEILKTIRQWSKTPVIVVSARGHEREKVAALDFGADDYIVKPFGTSELLARIRTAMRHSPQTAAAEALGDETFITGKLEIDYNKRVVYKDGEKIHLTPIEYKLLVLLSKNAGKVLTHDFIIREIWGVYTDESHTLRVNMANIRRKIEENPGVPQYILTEMGVGYRMVEELEEG